Proteins from one Paenibacillus amylolyticus genomic window:
- a CDS encoding AAA family ATPase yields MVAKFKAARGGVLFIDEAYAFTPSEKSSHNQGDTVIAAMVQCIEDMRDEVVVIAAGYPEDMAKFIKANPGLASRFPTTIHFPDYPVPELVQIGFQMCIDQEYQPDKDYLDALASVLWIEKGKPNFGNARTVRNQIERSIRKQSMRVSQLQNPTRKDLATLTATDLIHSMGGVKATEVDVLHRIIKEAQARIFALDLIGINQRPN; encoded by the coding sequence ATCGTAGCGAAATTTAAAGCTGCGCGCGGCGGGGTTCTGTTCATCGATGAAGCCTACGCATTCACTCCTAGTGAAAAGTCTTCGCACAATCAAGGTGATACCGTAATTGCTGCCATGGTGCAGTGCATTGAGGACATGAGGGACGAGGTCGTGGTGATCGCAGCCGGATATCCCGAAGACATGGCTAAGTTCATTAAAGCTAACCCAGGACTTGCCTCCAGGTTTCCGACCACCATTCACTTTCCAGATTACCCTGTACCAGAGCTTGTGCAGATTGGTTTTCAAATGTGTATCGATCAGGAATATCAGCCGGATAAGGATTACCTGGACGCTTTGGCCAGTGTGCTTTGGATCGAGAAGGGAAAGCCGAATTTCGGTAATGCTCGAACAGTTCGCAACCAGATTGAACGCTCTATCCGGAAACAATCCATGCGCGTTTCTCAGCTTCAGAATCCAACACGAAAAGATCTGGCCACGCTGACAGCAACGGATCTCATTCACTCGATGGGGGGTGTCAAGGCGACTGAAGTAGATGTGCTGCATCGGATCATCAAAGAGGCCCAAGCTCGTATATTCGCTCTGGATCTCATCGGAATTAATCAAAGACCAAATTAA